gggacatcacccaagggcaCGTTATACCCCGTGTCTTTTGGTACTCATACCtaagggcaggaccaaccccatacacctacttcggagtgtcttcctcgagggctttaagGACTTTCACCCAAAAGACCCatggtcccacataaacaatatatcaaacgATAATGCCTGTAGCTTCCCATCAATCAATTATCTGAATATCATCTAtgattattccatatccttGTTGTCgtgcaaccacaccatgaaccatttccacaacATAGAACTATGAATTTTCATACCAATATGCGTTCCAATCTCAATGTAacatttcaacacaataaaccgagatgcaatgacacattaaaacattttatgaaatcatagaaatgacatgaaatttcctACCTTACACAGACCCTCCCTCTGTGATTCTTCTATGTATGCAATCTTTACCTATTACAAGGAATTGAAATGAAACACATAATTTAGACTTCctaatgatgaaaatttatacaatttactattgctaattttttaattataatattctcAAATTAATTGCCAAACACTAATtgctttgattttcttaaagtctaacctattaacaaatcccaagtgtccaaaaAACCTAGTTAATCACAAAtgtactaatctatttttcaaataaacaaaattaaacaaagttTTATGttgatcttaccattaataaaatatttaagctaaaatactctaatctttaattaattatgatttttaactaaaatatgtttatagctaattacactcaacttttatacaaattttactgttaatttgtttcaacataccattaggaactaaaataaaccaaaattactaaatcaaacaacttgcttacctcaaatctacactttctctctccaatctccaaaaaaatcccaattgtttctatttttggaATGGAATATTTACGGAATCGCCATGAATAGGATCAAACCTTATTCCATGGTATTTACATGAGATTCCTCTTTCTTATTCTTAAGCAAGTCCCCGAGAGGACTTAGTGGATCCATGATTTATGTTTCATCTTTCGTTTCCTTTTCGTTTGTTTCGAGAAATATATCGATCAATTCcgattctttctttttctattgaTTCTTTTCCGATCGAGATGTATGGATTGGATCCATGGATCTATGTGTCTATATAGATCCTGTTCATGGATTAACGAAAATGTGCAAAAGCTCTATTTGCCTCTGCCATTCTATGAGTCTCTTCCTTTTTGCGTATGGCATCGCCACTCCCTTTGGCAGCATCCACTAATTCGGAACTTAATTTGAAAGCCATATTTCGACCCGGACGTTTTCGGGATGCCCCTAATAACCAACGAATGGCAAGTGCTTTTCCTTGTGTGGATCCTATTTCAATGGGAACTTGATGAGTCGATCCGCCTACACGTCTTGCTTTTACTGCTATATCGGGAGTTACTCCACGTATTGCTTGACGTAAAACAGATAGTGGATTTGTTTCTGTCTTTTGTTGAATCTTTTTCACGGATCGATAGATAATTTGATAAGCCAATGATTTTTTTCCGTGTTTCAGAATACGGTTAACCAACATGTTAACTAATCGATTACGATAAATTGGATCGGATTTTGCAGTTTTTTCTTCTGCAGTACCTCGACGTGACATGAGCGTGAAAGGGGTTCAAGAATcagttttctttttataaggtctaaaatcatttattttggCTTTTTGACCCCATATTGTAGGGTGGATCTCGAAAGATATGAAAGATCTCCCTCCAAGCCGTACATACGACTTTCATCGAATACGGCTTTCCACAGAATTCTATATGTATCCATGAGATCGAGTATGGAATTCTGTTTACTCACTTTACATTGAGTATCCGTTTCCCTCCTTTTCCTGCTAGGATTGGAAATCCTGTATTTTACATATCCATACGATTGAGTCCTTGGGTTTCCGAAATAGTGTAAAAAGAAGTGCTTCGAATCATTGCTATTTGACTCGGACCTGTTCTAAAAAAGTCGAGGCATTTCGAATTGTTTATTGACACGGACAAAGTCAGGGAAAACCTCtgaaattatttcaatattGGACCTTGGACATATAATAGTTCCGAATCGAATCCCTTTAGAAAGAAGATCTTTTGTCTCATGGTAGCTTGCTCTGGTCCCCTTACGAAACTTTCGTTATTGGGTTAGCCATACACTTCACATGTTTGTTTCTAGCGATTCACATGGTATCATCAAATGATACAAGTCTTGGATAAGAATCTACAACGCACTAGAACGCCCTTGTTGACGATCCTTTACTCCGACAGCGTCTAGAGTTCCTCGAACAATGTGATATCTCACACCGGGTAAATCCTTAACCCTTCCCCCTCTTACTAAGACTACAGAATGTTCTTGTGAATTATGGCCAATACCAGGTATATAAGCAGTGATTTCAAATCCAGAGGTTAATCGTACTCTGGCAACTTTACGTAAGGCAGAGTTTGGTTTTATTAGGCGTGATAGTGGAAAGGTTGATAGATAAGTCACCCTTATTGCCACTCTACAAAACCATCTAGATCGTCTTTCTAACCCAAGCCGCTGCAGCTAAAATGATGCAAAACGAGCTGCAAGCCCTTATATAGCGCTCTCTATGCAACCAAGTAAGAGGCGGCAGGCCACACGATTGCACTTTAGTCattcaagttatcaaaaattaaacccataattgcccattagtcctttaggttttcataactaTAATCAGCCCCTAAGAACCAAATAAGCATggttaagtcattaactaatctTACTTAACTTTAATCAtagtttaatttataattaaataagattaaCACTAAAGTAGTTTTAATTAAGCAcgtttaaagttaagtactaagataatcatCATTGCCTATTTCATTCATTAGTGCTATGTATTACATCCTCTCCCCCTAACAAAAATTTCGTCCTCAAAATTTAAAGAAGTAAACCTGTAAAGAGTTCTGGGTACTTTTTTCTCATATCTGATTCCAACTCCCATGTAGTTTCTTCTACTGCATGGTGAGCCCATAACACTTTCACTAGAGGTATGGTTTTGGTTTGTAGTACCTCCTCTTTATTATCTAAAATCTCTCTCAACCCTTCCTCATATGTTATATCTTCTTGCAAATTCAAATCTTGCCAATCCAGTACATGATTGATATTAGGCTCGTATTTCTTCAACATGGAGACATGGAACACATCATGTATACTTGATAGCATGAACATATCCTTCACATACAACATACTCAAAGCATGAACTAAATCAGTGATCCTCATTGCGCTGATTTCATTAGTCTATCAACTATTACCCATACACTATCCTTACTTTGGGGAGTTCTTAGCAATCTTGTCACAAAGTCCATGGTCACATGATCCCACTTCCATTCTGCTATAGGTAGTGGTTGTAACAACCTTGCTGGCTTTTGATGTTCAACACTTGGAAACGAATTCAGCTATATCCAGCTTCATACCTTGCCACCAACATTGACGCCTCAAATCATGGAACATTTTAGTTTCTCCAGGGTGTATTGTGAACCAAGATTGATGAGCTTCCTTCATTACCTCCTCCTTCTCCTGAGCTTCCTTAGGAAGACAAagtttattaaagaaataaatccCACCATTAGAATGTATGCTCCAACCTTCCACTACATCACCTACCATAATTCGAGTACGCATGCCCTCTAACTTTGTACCTTTCCTTTGAGCTTGACTAACCTTATGCAATATTGTTGGCTGAGCCACCAAGTACAAAAACATGCACCAGAATCACATACATTAAAACAAGGATTGAACTCACTGATGCAATCCTACATTTTCCACCCAAAAACTACCAATCCAGATAACACAAATTGAGCTTTTCTACTTAAGGCATCAGCAACCACATTGGCTTTTCCTGGATGATATTGCAAGGTAAAGTTAAAATCTTCAAGGGTTTCCATCCATCTCCTTTGCCTTGCACTCAGAtctttttgagagaaaatgtactTCAAACTTTTGTGATCAGAAAACCCGTcaaaattttcaccatataAGTAATGTCTCCATAACTTTAAAGCAAAGACTATGGCTGCGAGTCCAAGATTATGTGTGAGATAGTTTTGCTCATAGTTCTTCAATGGCCTAGAAGCATAAGCAACCACTCTTCCTCTTTGCATCAAAACACATCCCAAGCCATTTCTCGAAGCATCACAATAAACTGTATATATGTCGCCAGTAATAGGAGTAATTAGCACAGGCGTTGTTGTTAGTCTCCTTTTTAGCTCTTGAAACGATTCTTCACACTTGTGATTCCAACGAAAGTTCACTCCCTTGCGCGTCAATCTAGTCATTGGGCATGTAATTATAGAAAAGTTTTCAACAAACCTTCTATAGTACCCAATTAATCAAAGAAAACTACATACTTCAAAAACATTCTTGGGTCTTTCCTCCTTTGTCATAGCTTCCACTTTTGTTGGATCCACTTAAATACCTCTTCAGAAACCATGTGCCccaaaaattgaatttcttgcAACCAAAAGTCACATTTCTCCAATTTGGCATATAGCTGGTGTTCTCTAAGTGTTTGAAGTGTCATATGCAAATGATGACCATGCTCTTCTCTACTCTtagaatatatcaaaatatcatccacaattACCACCACAAAAGGATCCAAATAAGGTCAATAAATACAATTCATCATGTCCATGAATGAAGCTAGAGCATTGGTTAACCCAAATGGCATCACCACAAATCCATAATGCCCATACCTTGTACAAAATGCAGTCTTTGGAATATCTGATTCCCATATCCTCAACCGATGATAACCAGATCTTAAATAAATCTGTGAGGTCAAAGAAGTTATCAATCCGAGGTAGCGGCTATTTGTTTATCACTGTTACTTTGTTCAATTTTCTCTAATCCACACATAACCGCAAAGATccatccttcttcttcacaaaCAATACCTAAGCACCCCAAGGTGAGGTACTAGGTTGAATAAACCCTTTACTTTGCAACTCCTGCAACAGAATGTTCAATTCCTTAAGTCCTATTGGAGCCATCCTATGTGGAGTTATTGATATTGGATTTGTACCTGGATATAATTCATTAGAAAAATCCATCTCCCTGTGAGGAGGTAAACATGGCAATTCTTTAGGAAAAATATCGGCAAATTCACTAACCATTGGAATACAATCTATAGTTGTCATCTTTTTGCCTTCTCCcttcatattaaaaagaaaatactgTTCACCTTCTTTTCTTGACCAGTTGTCATCCAGGTTTTGAATTAGTGGAATAAATGTAAGCCTTCTATCACCatagaaactcaaatatgaaccAGAAGAGGTTTGGAATGttactttcttcaaataacAATCTAACACAACATGATGTCGGGCAAGCCAATCCATCCCCACAATTACATCAAATGATGAAATATCAAGAAGAACAAATTCCATTGTAACTTCAAGACCCCCAATACAAAGCACACAATCATGACACACCCACTTGGTTTCCACCTTACCACCCATAGGAGTCTCAACACATAATGAACAATGAAGGAGAACAAATTTTGTCTAGCATGGAGGCAAATGATGTAGAAATAAAAGAGTGGGTAGCTCCTGGATCAAATAAAACATGTGCCCAAGTGCTAAAACATAAGATCATACCTTCCACCAAGGCATTTGACTCTGCATTTTATGACCTCATTGCATAAAATCTCCCTTGTTGTCCTTGCTCTAACATCCCTCCAAGCTTCCATTGTCTAAAGTTTCCTTCCCATTAAGGTTGCCTTCCTTGGATTCGTGGGTTCATCTGCTTAAACTGTCGTTGTTGAGATGGCTCGTATGCAAGTAGTTGAAATTTTGGGCAATCCCTCCTAAGATGTCCCACCTCACCACATTCATAACATCTCCTTGGTCCCTTAGCCCAATCTGCAGTCCCACTATACCGCTCTTGTTTTTTGGGTTGTTGTTGGGGATGAGTCACTTTCTGGTGCTTGAAATCTCGTTCCCATTTTTGTGAACCACCAAACCTAGAATTTCTGCTTCTCACCTTTTGAGCTTCCTCCATTTTTCCCTTTCTATAACAAGAGCCCTTGCCACAACCTCACTATAAGTATGGAGCATGAAGAGAGCGACCTGTGCTCTAATGTTCAATCTCAACCCCTCTTGGAATTGTTGAACTCGTATTTGTTCATTTGCCACCACATTCAAAGCATATCTAGATAGTTGTGTAAACTTTGCAGCATATTCAGTCACTGTCATGTTCCTTTGAACCAAGTGTATAAATTCACCTCTTTTTTATCTTCTAACAACCTCCAGAAAGTAATTAGATAAAAGTAGCTCCTCAAATTGCATCCAAACCATCTAAGTTACATCATGAGTGGTCTTGATCATATCCCACCAGTTGTCTACTTCATCCCTCAACATGAAGGAAGCTAAAGAAACTCTCTTTTCCTCAAGCACTGCCATTACATCCagtattttctatatttctttcaTCCAATTCTTAACTTCAAGAAAATTAGGCCCACCCCAAAAGATTGGAGGAGTCAGTGCTTTAAATTCCCCAATTAGGCTTAGTTATGAAATTCTGAACCAGCAACTGGATATATTGTAGCTTTTCCCTCAGTTACATTACTATGAGATATTGGAGATGATCTAATTGTTTGTCTGGGCTTTGTGGTTAGTTTGTTCCTTGCTCTACGCATTTTGTCTTAGAGAGGTATATAAGGATTAGATTATCAACACATAACTTTATAAGGCCTATTCATTATATCAAGCATCCTTAAACAATACAATCAAACAACTAACAGGCATAGTAATGGATTCTCAATGATCAAGAATTCAAACAGGCAACATGATCACAATTATCATAGCTAGGCATATTCACACCACTACAACAATGAATGTCATCAacacaacaaaaacacaaaccTAATATTCATCATTTAACCTTTCACTTAATATCAATATATCATACACAATAAAACAAAGTCACAATAATAATGACTCCAGTGCACCTGTTGGGCTCCCCACCTATTGTCCACAATAGGGATCTAATCCCttatgctctgataccaagttGTCACACCTCggtttttttgttattcttcaaACTAAAACCCAGGGGCAGAACCAAACCCATATacccacatcggagtgtcttcctTAAGGGgtttagggactttcacccaaggaaccacggtcccacataaacaatatatcaaaagatAATGCATGTAGCACCACATAGacacttcccaccaatcaattctctgaatatTGTCTGTGACTATTCCATATCCTTCCTTCCATGCAACCATACCATAGACCATGAATCTCCACACCAATATGCTTTCCAATCTCAATGTAACATTTCAACACGATAAACCGAGAagcaatgacacattaaaaattttaatgaaatcatagaaatgacatgaaatttccaataaatgtttcaaggaaagaaattagATACACTATGGcatagcataaaattccctaccttacaccaacttcctttttgtgtttcttctaaGTAGGCAATCTTTGCCTATTACGGGGAActgaaatgaaataatataatttaggTTTCCTAACCATGAAATTTATACAGTTTATTGttgctaatttttaattctcatattctctAATCTATATACCTAcaggttttcaaatcaaatttgaattgaattaaacaatatttacaatgcatattaatatccctaattaattaccaaacactaattgttttgattttattaaagcctaacccattaacaaatcccaagtgtccaaataacctaattaatcacatgtttactaatctatttttcaatcaaaccaaattaaacaaagatttatgctTATCTTACCactaataaaatacttaagttATAAtactttaatccttaattaattgtaattttaattaaaacgggtttatagctaattacactcaacttttacacaaattttaccatatatttgtttcaacataccattaggaaccaaaataaacgaaaattacaaaattaaacaacttgcttaccttagatctacactttctctctctagattcttTTTCTAACCCAAGTTGCTGTAGGTGAAATGATGGAAAACGAGCTATAGCCCCCTTATAAAGGGATGTCGATGCAGcccacatggctgccaccaatccacccaagtaagaggtggcattccactaactccaatttcccaattttgcactttagtcctttttgttataaaaaataaaacccataattgcccattagtcctttaggttttcataaccctaatcAGCCCCTAAGAACTTAACAAGCatgcttaagtcattaactaatcccacttaaatttaatcaaagtttaattcataattaaacaagatcagcactaaactagttttaacatctaattaagcattCTTAAAGTTAAGTATTAAGATAATCATTactgcctatttaattcattagtactaggtaTTACAAAAATCCATCTCTCAGTGAGGAGGTAAACATGGCAATTCTTTTGGAAAAGCATCAACAAATTCACAAAACATTGGAATGCAATCTATAGTTATCTTTTTTTTGCCTTCTCCcaacatattaaaaagaaaatagtgtaAACCATCCTTTCTTGACCACTTGTTATCCAAGTTTCGAATTAATGGAATAAATGTAATCCTTCTGTCACCATAGAAACTTAAATATGAACCAGAAGAGATTTGGAATGttactttcttcaaataacAATCTAATATAGCATGATGCCAATCTAGCCAATCCATCCCCACAATTACATCAAAGGATGAAATATCAAGAAGAACTAGATATACTGTAACTTCAAGATCCCCAATATAAAAGTACACAGGCATTACACACCCACTCGGTTTCCACCTTACAACCCACAGGAGTCTCAACACATAATGAATAATGAAGGGGAACAAATTCTATGTCTAGCATGGAGGCACATGACGCAGATATAAAAGAGTGAGTAGCTCaaagatcaaataaaatatgtgcCCAAGTGCTAAAACATAAGATCATACCTTCCACTAAGGCATTTGACTTTGCATTTTGTGACCTCAATGCATAAAATCTCCCTTGTTGTCCAGGCTTCCCTTGTCTAAAGTTGTAACAACTAGTaccaatgaattaaataggcaataatgattatcttagtacGTAACTTTAAGCAtgattaattagatgttaaaactagatTAGTGctaatcttgtttaattatgaattaaactttgattaaggttaagtgggattGGTTAATGACCTCAATGCATacttattaggttcttaggggctgattagggttatgaaaacctaaaggacaattggcaattatgggttttattttttataacttgaaggactaaagtgcaaaattgggaaattggagTTGGTGGAATGCCAGCTCCTACAAGCCACCTCATGCTTGGCTACTTGGAGACCCCTTTAAAAGGGGCTCCAGCTCGTTTTGCACCAGTTCACCTACagcaacttgggttagagagaggatctagagagagaaattgTAGGTTTGatgtaagcaagttgtttatttttaaaattttttattttggttcctaagaGTATGCTGAAAAGAATTAAcagtaaaatttgtgtaaaagtttAGTGTAATTAGATATAACCacgttttagttaaaaaaaaatagcaattaattaaagtttaaagtattttagcttaagtattttattaatggtaagatcaacatgaatatttgtttaattttgtttgattgaaaaatagattagtaaacatgtgattaattaggttatttggacacttgggatttgttaataagttaggctttaagaaaatcaaaagaattattgtttggtaaattaattggggaatatgagaatttaaaaaaaaataataacaataagttGTTAAAAGTTAGtaagaaaggaaattttcataagatttaagagaataaattttaatggttaggaaaacctaaattatgttgtttcatttcaattccTCATAATAGAAGATTGCCtatatagaagaaaaacaaaaaggaaactgGTGTAAGGTAGGGAACGTTATACTATCCAAGGGTGTATCTAATTTCATgccatttctatgatttcataaaatgttttaatgtgtcattgcatctcggtttattgtgttgaaatgtTACATTGAAATTGGAACTCATATttgtatgaagattcatggttcagAGCTGTgaaaatggttcatggtgtggttgtATTGACAAaaggatatggaataatcatagatgatattcagagaattgattGATGGGAAGTATTTATGCGATGCTACAAGcattatattatgatatattatttatgtgggaccgtgggtccTTGGCCAAAAGTCCCTAATGCCCTCAAGGAAGACACTCCCATGTGGGTGCATAGGGTTGGTCTTGTTcttgggttttagtccctaatgacatggggttggtcctacccttgggtatgagtcgCAAAAGACACCGGGTATGACTTGCCCTCGGGTGAGGTCCCAAAATCGTCAGTATTATATTGATTAGGTATCTTATGGAGCATTGATATCAGATGTGTAGATTGGTGAGAGTTATTGGTTTATCaattaatggttataaaatgtttatcatgcatgctattaaacgtttaattcaaggtttttaagggtattcttaagatggttataaactttcctactgagttgtgaagtcaccctatcccttccacctctAGATGCAAGTCAGAAGAACTatgcaggaaataatgcttgagcaatgctttactatgattggatgttgtttgccCACATTGAAAGTCTTTTGAGACCTTGCCTTTTGTATCAAAAACTAAATCTTTTTGTgggaatgatataaaatatatatatatatatatatatatttgtcaggtacacttgtag
This window of the Vitis riparia cultivar Riparia Gloire de Montpellier isolate 1030 unplaced genomic scaffold, EGFV_Vit.rip_1.0 scaffold647_pilon_pilon, whole genome shotgun sequence genome carries:
- the LOC117910204 gene encoding 30S ribosomal protein S7, chloroplastic, coding for MSRRGTAEEKTAKSDPIYRNRLVNMLVNRILKHGKKSLAYQIIYRSVKKIQQKTETNPLSVLRQAIRGVTPDIAVKARRVGGSTHQVPIEIGSTQGKALAIRWLLGASRKRPGRNMAFKLSSELVDAAKGSGDAIRKKEETHRMAEANRAFAHFR